In Salinibaculum sp. SYNS191, the genomic window TCGAAGTACCCGTGTCCGTCAGATGGCAGGCTGCCACCCGTGGCGGAGACGCCATTCCCGGTCGAACCATCGTTACTCGGCGCAAGGGACGCCACGTCGACCGACACGCTATCCTCGGCGGTGCGACCGGCGACGTCCGAGACGGCAACAGAAAGTGTGGGCGACCCGTGGGTGTCGAACGATAGCGTTCGCGCACGAGTGGCCTCTCTGGTGTCGAGGTCAGTCCTCCCCAGGGTAGTACCGTTCCGTTCCCACGTGAGCGTCGAGAGGGCCACACCACCCGACGAGACTGCTGCCCGGTAGGTGTGGCTCCCGTCCGCCGTCACGCTGCTCGGCCCGGTCAGCGTCACCGACGGCGGGTCAGCTTGCGCGACATCCACCACGAGCGTGTCGGAGCGAGCGGCCCCACCGTCGTCTGTCACAGTCACGGTCACGTTGTACTCGCCGCTCTGGTTCGCCAGGAAGTGCGTCCGTTCACAGGAGGGACACGCCGGCGAGCGAGTCGTGCCGTCGGGGGCGACGATTTGCCAGCGATACGCGTCGATGGTGCCGTCGGGGTCCGTCGACCCTCCGGCGTCTAGATACACTGTCGCACCCTGCTGTACCTCCTGGTCGAGGCCGGCGTCAGCCAGCGGCGGCTGGTTCGCACTCACGACACCGGCACCGAGACAGAGCCCGGCAACCACGACGACCACCAGTAATCCCCGTCCCATGTGCTCTCAGGTCGGGGTGGCCTCCCTCTTGCATAAATAATCTGGCGTTTTCGGTGAGTGTGCCACGCGTCGAGACTGGCGTGGGCGGGCGATTGGCACCGTGCGTGGCCAAGCGTACGATTTAACCACACGCGCGCGGGAACCGGTGGTATGAACACGGCCGACCGGGTCGACCTCGTCACGCGGTACACGGAGGAGGTCATCACTGAGGAGGAGCTCGCTGAACTGCTGGACGACGAGTCGCCGTCGGCCTACATCGGCTACGCACCGACCGGGGAGATGCACATCGGGCACTTCACGACGATGCGAAAGCTCGCCGACTTCGTGCGCGCCGGGCTGGACGTGACGGTCCTCATCGCGGACCTCCACGCACACCTCGACGACGAGAAGAGCCCGTTCGAGCTGCTGGACGCACGCGCGGCCTACTACGAGGTGGCCATCGAGGGAATGATAGCGGCTGCCGGCGCGGATCCGGACGACGTCGAGTTCGTCCGCGGGACGGACTTCCAGCTCGACGAGGAGTACACGCTGGAGATGTACCGCATGGCTGCCGAGACGACCATCGCCCGGTCGCAGCGGGCAGCAAGCGAGGTGGTTCGGGAGAGCGAGAGCCCGAACCTCGGCGGTCTCATCTACCCGCTGATGCAGAGCCTCGACGTGAAGGCGCTGGAGGCGGACATCGCCTACGGAGGCATCGACCAGCGCGGCATCTACATGCTCAGCCGCGAGATACTGCCTGACCACGGCTGGCACGAACCGGTCTGCCTGTTCGCGCCGCTTCTGTCCGGCCTGTCCGGCGGCAAGATGAGCGCGTCCGACGAGACGTCCAAGGTCAACCTCACCGACGACCCAGAATCCGTCGCGGAGAAAATCAACGACGCGTACTGTCCGATGGGCGAAGTCGAGGGCAACGGCGTGCTGGAGTACGTCGAGTACCTCGTCTGGCCGATTCTCGACGAGCGCGGCGAGCCCTTCGTCGTCGAGCGACCCGACGAGTACGGCGGTGACCTCACGTACGACACCTACGAGGACCTCGAAGCCGATTTTGTGAGCCAGGAGCTCCACCCGGCGGACCTCAAGACCGCCGCCGCCGACTACATCGACGGCGTCATCGCGCCGGTCCGCGAGCGGCTGGCCGAACACGACGACCTCCTGGCGGAGGCCTACCCCGAGAAGTACGGGGACGAGTAGGCCATGGCCGGCGGCGACGAGAGTAGTGGCGAGGGGGGTCAACACGGTGACGACGA contains:
- a CDS encoding tyrosine--tRNA ligase; its protein translation is MNTADRVDLVTRYTEEVITEEELAELLDDESPSAYIGYAPTGEMHIGHFTTMRKLADFVRAGLDVTVLIADLHAHLDDEKSPFELLDARAAYYEVAIEGMIAAAGADPDDVEFVRGTDFQLDEEYTLEMYRMAAETTIARSQRAASEVVRESESPNLGGLIYPLMQSLDVKALEADIAYGGIDQRGIYMLSREILPDHGWHEPVCLFAPLLSGLSGGKMSASDETSKVNLTDDPESVAEKINDAYCPMGEVEGNGVLEYVEYLVWPILDERGEPFVVERPDEYGGDLTYDTYEDLEADFVSQELHPADLKTAAADYIDGVIAPVRERLAEHDDLLAEAYPEKYGDE